CGCGACGGGGACCGGGGTGCTCGACCTGCTGCGCCGCCTCGGCATCGAGGTCCTCCCCAACACCGCGGGCTGCCGGACCGCGGCCGAGGCCGTGCTCACCGCGCAGCTCGCGCGGGAGGCGCTGGGGACCGCGCTGGTGAAGCTGGAGGTCGTCGCCGACGACCGCACCCTGCTGCCCGACCCGATCGAGCTCCTCGACGCCGCCGAGCAGCTCGTCGACGACGGGTTCACGGTGCTGCCCTACACCAACGACGACCCCGTGCTCGCCCGGAAGCTGGAGCAGGTCGGGTGCGCGGCCGTCATGCCGCTGGGGTCGCCGATCGGGACCGGGCTGGGCATCCGCAACCCGCACAACATCGCGATGATCGTGGAGGCGGCGGGCGTGCCGGTCGTCCTCGACGCGGGGATCGGCACCGCGTCGGAGGCGGCGCAGGCGATGGAGCTGGGCTGCGACGCCGTACTGCTCGCCACCGCCGTCACCCGTGCCGCCGACCCGGAGCGGATGGCCCACGCCATGCGCCTGGGCGTGGAGGCGGGCCGGGCGG
This sequence is a window from Pseudonocardia petroleophila. Protein-coding genes within it:
- a CDS encoding thiazole synthase, with protein sequence MDDVLVIGGRKIASRLIMGTGGAANLEVLERALVASGTTLTTVAMRRVDAATGTGVLDLLRRLGIEVLPNTAGCRTAAEAVLTAQLAREALGTALVKLEVVADDRTLLPDPIELLDAAEQLVDDGFTVLPYTNDDPVLARKLEQVGCAAVMPLGSPIGTGLGIRNPHNIAMIVEAAGVPVVLDAGIGTASEAAQAMELGCDAVLLATAVTRAADPERMAHAMRLGVEAGRAAHGAGRIPRRYWAQASSPDPDA